From the genome of Flavobacterium ovatum, one region includes:
- a CDS encoding DNA primase yields the protein MKRVIVDYVKLTNEILNLLVERFPDGYDDSDIIRFRNAKNELIEAVEVRTEDTIYLVKVSTKLADRIENYDEDDEIDDEIEPITPIKGVDMDDDVDDDDDEDDNHDKPDLDDDDEDSDDRNSSDDDDDDDED from the coding sequence ATGAAAAGAGTAATTGTTGATTACGTAAAACTTACAAACGAAATTTTAAACCTATTAGTGGAACGTTTCCCTGATGGCTACGATGATTCAGATATCATTCGTTTTAGAAATGCTAAAAACGAATTGATTGAAGCTGTGGAAGTACGCACTGAAGACACTATTTATTTAGTAAAAGTGAGTACCAAATTAGCAGACAGAATCGAAAATTATGATGAAGATGATGAAATAGATGATGAAATCGAACCAATCACTCCGATTAAAGGTGTGGATATGGACGATGACGTAGATGATGACGATGACGAAGATGATAATCATGATAAACCAGATTTGGATGACGATGACGAAGATTCAGACGACAGAAATAGTTCAGATGACGACGATGACGATGACGAAGATTAA
- a CDS encoding deoxyhypusine synthase family protein translates to MSKGPISQFIEKHYLHFNSASLVDAAKAYEQQLANGAKMMVSMAGAMSTAEIGKIFAEIIRQDKVQIISCTGANLEEDIMNLVAHSHYERVPNYRDLTPQDEWDLLERGLNRVTDTCIPEHEAFRRLQKHIFKIWKDADDKGERYFPHEFMYKMLLSGVLEEYYEIDLKDSWMYAAAEKNLPIIVPGWEDSTMGNIFASYVIKGELKASTMKSGIEYMVYLSDWYPKNSANGIGFFQIGGGIAGDFPICVVPMLYQDMEMHDIPFWSYFCQISDSTTSYGSYSGAVPNEKITWGKLDIKTPKFIIESDATIVAPLIFAYLLDL, encoded by the coding sequence ATGAGCAAGGGACCTATTAGCCAATTTATAGAAAAGCATTATTTGCATTTCAATTCAGCCTCTTTAGTAGATGCAGCAAAAGCATACGAACAACAATTAGCCAATGGTGCTAAAATGATGGTTAGTATGGCTGGTGCCATGAGTACTGCAGAAATTGGTAAAATATTTGCTGAAATTATTCGTCAAGACAAAGTTCAAATCATTTCTTGTACAGGAGCTAATCTTGAAGAAGACATTATGAACTTAGTAGCACATTCTCACTATGAAAGAGTACCTAACTATAGAGATTTAACTCCTCAAGACGAATGGGATTTATTAGAAAGAGGATTAAATAGAGTTACTGATACTTGTATCCCTGAGCACGAAGCGTTCAGACGTTTACAAAAACATATTTTTAAAATTTGGAAAGACGCTGACGACAAAGGGGAACGTTACTTTCCTCATGAGTTCATGTACAAAATGTTGCTATCAGGTGTACTGGAAGAATATTATGAAATTGATTTAAAGGATAGCTGGATGTATGCTGCAGCAGAGAAAAACCTGCCTATTATTGTTCCAGGATGGGAAGATAGTACGATGGGTAATATTTTTGCTTCATATGTAATCAAAGGAGAATTAAAAGCTTCTACCATGAAATCCGGTATTGAATACATGGTTTACCTTTCAGATTGGTATCCGAAAAATAGTGCTAACGGAATTGGTTTTTTCCAAATTGGTGGTGGAATTGCAGGTGATTTCCCAATTTGTGTAGTTCCAATGTTGTACCAAGACATGGAAATGCATGATATTCCATTTTGGAGTTATTTCTGTCAAATTTCTGACTCTACAACGAGTTACGGATCCTATTCAGGAGCAGTTCCAAACGAAAAAATAACTTGGGGTAAGTTAGATATTAAAACGCCTAAGTTTATTATTGAATCAGATGCTACGATTGTAGCTCCATTAATTTTTGCTTATTTATTAGATTTATAG